GATGCATAAAGGGGCAGGCAAGGAAAATCAGGAACGGCAGAAATTGCCAGACGTGTTGCCGGTGCTCGACGAGCAGAAAATAGGTGACCGCGCCAATGAGTCCCAGTGCCGCCAGTCCTTTGGGTGTTAACCAGAATGATGTTTTTTGAGTCGCCATGTCACACCTCACCTGTGTAATTGAAAATCGTTGTCTGTTGCGCCGCGTTTATCGTGTATCCACAGACGCCCACGAACTAGATGCAAGGTAAAATCCTTCACCCCATGTCGAATCAAAGTTTCTTCCACGTTTTTCAGGCGAAACTCGTCAAAAATGGCCGTGACTTTGTTGATGTTCATTGGCCGCCTGCTTATTGCACCGTGATTTGTCCACGGTACATCTGCATCTGACAATGAAACGCATACTCGCCGGATGACATTGCTGGCAGCTGAATGGTCTTCAGTTTATTCAACGGTAAGGTGTCGCTGATTTGCAGTTCGGGGATCAATAAAGTTTCAGAACAGGGCGATTGATCTCTGCGCATAAATTTGATTTCTACCGGTTCTCCAGACGGCACTTTAATGCGCGAAGGCGAATAGGTACCGTTTTCCACAGTAATCACCAGATCGTTTTCACCCAGCTCGGCTTCTTTCGGCTTGTAGAGCCAGAACCACCACACAATCAGTGCAATTAGCGCTAAACCCGCAATATTAATAATCATCATCGCAACGCCCTCTTCCCGTCATTCTCATTAGTGCTCCTGCGCTTTAAAGAAGCGCAGCCTATTAGCATTGGTTACAACTGTCAGCGATGAAAACGCCATCGCCGCACCGGCAATCACCGGACTTAACAGCAAACCGAAAAATGGATACAACACCCCGGCTGCAAAAGGCACGCCGGCGACATTGTAAATAAAGGCGCCAAATAGATTTTGTTTGATATTTCGCAACGTAGCCTTGCTGACGGCAATGGCATCCGCCAGGCCATGTAACGAACCCCGCATCAGTGTTATGTCGGCACTCTCAATGGCCACATCCGTACCGGTGCCGATAGCAAAACCGACATTGGCGATAGCCAGGGCCGGCGCATCGTTAATACCGTCACCCGTCATGCCCACCACTTCGCCTTCCATTTGCAGCTTCTGCACTTTTTTGGATTTTTCTTCCGGCAGTACTTCAGCAAAGAATTCCTTGATACCGGCTTTTTCCGCTACCGCTTTGGCTGTGGCGCGGTTGTCGCCGGTGAGCATCACCACCCGAATACCGTTATGTTGCAAACGCTTGATGGCCGCTATGGAGTCTTCCTTAATCGGATCGGCCACAGCGATAATCGCTGCAAGTTGATTATCAATAGCGAAATACATCGGTGTTTTAGCCTCGGCGGCCAACGCCTGGGCCTTTTCGACAAAATCACCGAGCTCAATGGTGCGCTCGCGCATGAGCTTTTCATTGCCGAATAACAGTGTTTTTCCGTCCACCTCCGCCTGCACACCGTGGCCGGCAATGGCGTTAAAATTGGACACCTTGCCCATTTCGATCCCTCTTTCCTGAGCACTTTCAACAATAGCCATGGCCAACGGATGCTCAGAGCCGGATTCAAGCGTTGCTGCCAATCGCAACACCGCCTGCTCATCATACTCACCCGCCACCAGTACATCGGTGACCTTCGGTGCACCCAGGGTAATGGTGCCGGTTTTATCCAGAATCATCGCCGTTATCTTCGACGCGGTTTGCAGGGCTTCTCCGTTGCGAATCAGCACGCCCGCCTCTGCGGCCTTACCCACACCCACCATCACCGACATCGGCGTGGCCAGCCCCAGCGCACAGGGACAGGCGATAATCAATACAGTCGTGGCCGATACTATGGCAAATGCCACCGCCGGTTCCGGTCCAAAATTAAGCCAGGTCAAGGCACTCACCACAGCAATAATCATCACCACCGGTACAAAATATGCCGAGATGACATCAGCCAAACGACCAATCGGCGGCTTGGAGTTTTGTGCGCGCTTGACCATATTGATGATTTGCGCCAGCGCCGTGTCTTTACCAACGCGGGTAGCTTTAAACAGAATTGAGCCGGATTTATTGATGGTGCCCGCCGCTACGGTATTCCCAGTGGCTTTTTCAACCGGCATCGGCTCGCCGGTGAGCATGGATTCGTCAATCGCCGTATGCCCTTCAACCACTTCACCATCGACGGGAATTTTTTCACCTGGGCGCACGCGGACCACATCGTTCAGTAGAACCTGTTCGATAGCGATATCCAGTTCTTTGTCATCGCGAATAACCCGCGCCGTTTTCGCCTGCAATCCAATCAGGCGCTTAATAGCCTCAGAGGTACGACCGCGGGCTTTCAATTCCAGGGCAAGACCGAGATCGATTAAACCAATAATCATCGCGGTCGCCTCGAAATAAACATGGCGCGCCATTTCCGGCACCAAGTGAGGAACAAACACCACCACCATCGAATACACCCACGCCGTACCTGTGCCTAAAGCAATCAAGGTATCCATATTGGCCGAGTGATTTTTAAAGGATTGCCAGGCACCGACATAAAAGTGTTTGCCAGAGAACACCATCACCGCAAGTGTCAGTAATCCAACAGCCAACCAGGCAATGCGCCCACCAGTGCTTGTTACCGTCATTTCGCCGACTACGATGCTGTAAATCATCAGCGGCACGCCCAGACTGAGGGCGATGGTCATTTCCCGCATCAGTCGTTTGTAGTAAGCCCAATCAGCTTTTTCTTTTTCCTCCAATGCATCGTCTTCATTGTCAGCAAGGCTGATTTTGGCGTTATAACCGGCGCCCTCAACGGCTTTTATCAATTGCTCGGCAGGCGCCGAACCGAACACGCTAACGGTTCGCTGAGCGAAATTCATTTCCGCGTTTTCCACACCCGGTATCGCTTTTAGGGCGGATTCGATTTTTCCCACACAGCTGGCACAACCAGCGCCTTCGATCATCAATTCCTGGCTTACTGCGCTGCCGCCATGAACATGATGGTGGTGATGCTGGCCAGTTTCCGTACCTTCATGACAGGATGGATTGCCAGATTCCGTGTTTGTTGAACTCATATCCATACTCCTGGTTTACTTGACAGCAACTAGCGAATGAGCGTTGCGGGAAAACCCACACGATCCAACGCATCGGTAAGGTTTTTTGGTTCAACCACACCAATGACTGAAGCGACGCCCGTTGCCAGGTCCATCGACACTTCGCTAACCCCTGCAACGGATTTCAACGTCTGCTCGATACTTTTCACGCAACCACCGCAGGTGGCACCCTGAACCTGTAAACGATGAAGAGGAAGAGACGTATCGCTAACGCTGCGGATATCTCGGGCTTCAGCAGAAACGGATGATTTGCCGGCGCAGCAACAACCACCTCGGTGTTGACCCGCACTTGGCGTTTTGTGTGTATTCATAACCTATCCTCCGCAGTGAATTCTTCGATCAGATGACAAAGCATATGGCCCGTTGGCGCCTTATCCGGCTTTTGACTCCACTCCAACACAGCCTGTTGCATGCGATCCCGCAATTTCAACGTTTCCCTAAGCTGTCGCTCGGTTTCATGCAGGCGCTGATCAATCAAGCGGCGCACCGTTGGGCAAGGAGACTTTTTCTTGTCCGCATGGGCGAGAATCTCCTGAATATCCTCTACCGAAAATCCCAACTGTCGGGCACTCAGCACGAACCGTAAGCGATTAACATCTTTATCACTGTATTCCCGGTAACCATTGGCCTTGCTTTTTGTGGGATTCAAAATCTTGATCCGGGTATAAAACCGCACCGTGTCTGCTGTAACCCCCAATAGCCTGGCAACCTCAATTACCTTCATACCGCCCTCCTCTCGATCAGGTCTAGGTAGTTAGGCACCATCCTAAACACCACTCGGGTTTTGGATCTTGATCTGAGTCAATCACCAGTCTTAAACCTTGGTGATACACCCAGCTTTTTCACCGAGCGTTGGTGGAGGTTATACACCTGCGTCCATGACACAGGTCAAGCCATTTTGTCTCGGGCATACCGGCTTATGCCTACAAGGATCAAGTAGTACAGCACTTAGTCCGGCCAGGCATTTCCACTGGCAATTCCCTTCACCCCGATATTTCCCCGATATTGACAATTTCGATCGAAACTGCCCCGTTGACCATGCTAAGGCCGTGATCCTGACGCCCGGATGACGTTAGAATTACATTTAGGTAATGCTTATGTAATCTTCCCGGATAGAATGAAAACCGCGTCGAAGGAAGTCCGGCAGCGGCTTCATTCCGTCGCTTCATTTTCAACCCTCAAAGTTCCTTGCCTCCACAACAGGTAAATGGCAGGAAGTACCAGCAAGGTCAAAACGACTGCGCTCAACATTCCCCCAACCATAGGAGCCGCAATCCGACTCATGACTTCCGAGCCGGTACCCGTGCCGTACATAATGGGTAACAGCCCCACGATAATAGCCGCAGCCGTCATTATTACCGGACGTACTCGCAGGCCAGCACCGTGCAACACCGCGTGGCGCAATGTCTCCTTTCGCGGTTCAAGGCCTTTCTGCTCACACTCTTCCAGCAACTGGCGATAAGCCTGATTGAGGTACACCAGCATGATGACCCCGATTTCTACTGCCACACCTGCCAGCGCGATAAACCCTACGCCGACCGCGACGGAGAAGTTGTAGCCGAGCAGGTACATCAACCAGATTGAGCCCACCATGGCTAACGGCAGAGTTCCCATGATGATCGCGACCTCGGCAAAGTTGCGAAAATTGACATAGAGCAGCACGATGATTATGGCCAGCGTCAGCGGCACCACATAGGTGAGTTTTTCTTTAGCCCTTAGCATGTATTCGTACTGCCCGGACCAGTTCAGGGAGTAGCCTGCGGGTAGCTCAACCTGATCGGCCACCACGGCCATGGCATTTTTTACGTAACTGCCAATATCCACGCCGTCGATATCGACAAAGGTCCAGCCGTTGAGGCGGGCATTCTCGCTCTTGATGGCAGGCGGGCCGTCCTCCACATAGACCCGAGCGACATCCCCCAGTGCAATGCGCTGGCCACTGGTTGTTACAATAGGCAGCAAGGCCAGTTGTTCCGGCGAGTTACGATAGTCCTGCGGATAACGCAGATTGACGGGATAACGCTCCAACCCTTCGATTGTCTGCGCGACGTTCATGCCGCCGATAGCAGTGGCCACCACCTGCTGCACGTCAGCGATATTGAGACCATAACGCGCTGCCTTTTCCCGCTGAATATCCACCTTGATATAACGGCCACCCGCTACTCGCTCGGAATATACTGAGGCTGTGCCAGGTACATCTTTGAGCACCTGCTCCAAACGCTTGCCGATTTTTTCGATCTCCTTGAGGTCGGGGCCAGCCACCTTAATACCCACCGGGGTTTTAATACCCGTGGCCAGCATGTCGATACGGGTTTTGATGGGCATCACCCAGGCATTGGTCAGTCCAGGAAACTTCACCAAGGCATCCAGTTCCTTTTTTAACGATTCCGTGGTCATGCCATCGCGCCACTCCTCTCTCGGTTTCAACTGGACAAAGGTTTCAATCATGGTCAGGGGCGCCGGGTCAGTGGCTGTTTCTGCCCGACCGATTTTGCCGAATACGCTTTTCACTTCGGGTACCGTGGCAATCAACTTGTCAGTTTGTTGCAGGATCTCCCGTGCTTTACCTATGGACAGCCCCGGATAGGTGGTGGGCATATACATCAAATCGCCCTCATCCAGGGGGGGGATAAATTCGCTACCTATCTGGCTGACTGGCCAAAACCCGATAACCGTAATCACCAGGGCTAACACGAGCGTGGATTTAGGGTAATTGAGCACGGTTTTAAGTGCAGGCATATACACGCCAATCAACGCGCGATTGAGTGGATTTTTGTGCTCGGGCAATACTTTTCCGCGAATAAAATAGCCCATCAGCACGGGCACCAGCGTTACCGCTAATGCAGCGCTTGCGGCCATGGCATAGGTTTTGGTAAACGCCAGAGGAGAAAACATTCGCCCTTCCTGCGCTTCCAGGGTAAACACCGGTACAAAACTCACGGTGATAATCAGCAGACTGAAAAATAGCGCAGGACCGACTTCGGCAGCGGATTCCGCCACCACCTGCCAGCGGTTTTCGTTGGTCAGTGGCGTGCGTTCCATATGCTTGTGCATGTTTTCGATCATGACAATGGCGCCGTCGATCATGGCGCCGATGGCAATGGCAATACCACCTAACGACATGATATTGGCGTTGAGTCCTTGCGCATGCATGACAATAAAGGCGACCAGAATACCCACTGGCAGACTGACAATGGCCACTAGGCTGGAGCGCACATGGAACAAAAACGCCATGCATACCAGGGCCACGACGATGAACTCTTCCAGCAACTTGTGCCACAGGTTTTCCACCGCACGCTCAATCAGGCCGGAACGATCATAGACCGTCACGACTTCCACACCCTCTGGCAACCCGGCTTTAAGCGTTTCCAGCTTGGCTTTGACGCCAGCAATGGTTTTTTGCGCATTCTCGCCAAAACGCATGACCACGATGCCGCCGACCGTTTCACCTTCGCCATTGAGTTCGGCAATGCCCCGGCGCATCTGCGGCCCGACGTCGATGTCCGCCACATCTTTTAACAGTATGGGGGTGCCGTTGACGTTCAGGCCCAAAGGGATATTGGCCAGATCATCACGCCCCTGGATGTAGCCCGATGCGCGCACCATATATTCCGCCTCGGCCATTTCCACCACCGACGCCCCGACCTCCTGGTTACCCCGCTGGATCGCCATTTGGATATGGGACAGCGGGATGTTGAAGGCCCGTAACTTATCCGGGTGAACCCTGACCTGATATTGCTTCACCATGCCACCCAAGGCGGAAACTTCCGACACGCCGGGAACCGTTTGCAGCTCGTATTTCAAGAACCAGTCCTGCAGGCTGCGCAGCTGGCTGAGATCGTGCTGACCGGTGCGGTCCACTAGCGCGTAGAGGTAGACCCAACCCACACCGGTGGCATCCGGCCCCAATTGCGGCCGGGCATTGGGCGGCAAAGTGGGCGCCACCTGCGACAGGTATTCCAGCACCCGCGATCGCGCCCAATAAGCATCAGTATTCTCATTAAAAATCACGTAGACATAGGAGTCGCCGAAAAAGGAATAGCCGCGTACGGTAACCGC
The DNA window shown above is from Pseudomonadales bacterium and carries:
- a CDS encoding DUF2933 domain-containing protein, translated to MATQKTSFWLTPKGLAALGLIGAVTYFLLVEHRQHVWQFLPFLIFLACPFMHLFMHGGHGGHGSHDQHEGESEQDAYQRGLEEGRRENENRHHH
- a CDS encoding cupredoxin domain-containing protein, translated to MMIINIAGLALIALIVWWFWLYKPKEAELGENDLVITVENGTYSPSRIKVPSGEPVEIKFMRRDQSPCSETLLIPELQISDTLPLNKLKTIQLPAMSSGEYAFHCQMQMYRGQITVQ
- a CDS encoding copper-translocating P-type ATPase, with product MIEGAGCASCVGKIESALKAIPGVENAEMNFAQRTVSVFGSAPAEQLIKAVEGAGYNAKISLADNEDDALEEKEKADWAYYKRLMREMTIALSLGVPLMIYSIVVGEMTVTSTGGRIAWLAVGLLTLAVMVFSGKHFYVGAWQSFKNHSANMDTLIALGTGTAWVYSMVVVFVPHLVPEMARHVYFEATAMIIGLIDLGLALELKARGRTSEAIKRLIGLQAKTARVIRDDKELDIAIEQVLLNDVVRVRPGEKIPVDGEVVEGHTAIDESMLTGEPMPVEKATGNTVAAGTINKSGSILFKATRVGKDTALAQIINMVKRAQNSKPPIGRLADVISAYFVPVVMIIAVVSALTWLNFGPEPAVAFAIVSATTVLIIACPCALGLATPMSVMVGVGKAAEAGVLIRNGEALQTASKITAMILDKTGTITLGAPKVTDVLVAGEYDEQAVLRLAATLESGSEHPLAMAIVESAQERGIEMGKVSNFNAIAGHGVQAEVDGKTLLFGNEKLMRERTIELGDFVEKAQALAAEAKTPMYFAIDNQLAAIIAVADPIKEDSIAAIKRLQHNGIRVVMLTGDNRATAKAVAEKAGIKEFFAEVLPEEKSKKVQKLQMEGEVVGMTGDGINDAPALAIANVGFAIGTGTDVAIESADITLMRGSLHGLADAIAVSKATLRNIKQNLFGAFIYNVAGVPFAAGVLYPFFGLLLSPVIAGAAMAFSSLTVVTNANRLRFFKAQEH
- a CDS encoding cation transporter, producing MNTHKTPSAGQHRGGCCCAGKSSVSAEARDIRSVSDTSLPLHRLQVQGATCGGCVKSIEQTLKSVAGVSEVSMDLATGVASVIGVVEPKNLTDALDRVGFPATLIR
- a CDS encoding MerR family DNA-binding protein, translated to MKVIEVARLLGVTADTVRFYTRIKILNPTKSKANGYREYSDKDVNRLRFVLSARQLGFSVEDIQEILAHADKKKSPCPTVRRLIDQRLHETERQLRETLKLRDRMQQAVLEWSQKPDKAPTGHMLCHLIEEFTAEDRL
- a CDS encoding efflux RND transporter permease subunit; translation: MIEAIIRWSVQNRFFVLLATLILVGVGGWSLKNTPVDAIPDLSDVQVIIKTNYPGQAPQVVEDQVTYPLTTAMLSVPGAVTVRGYSFFGDSYVYVIFNENTDAYWARSRVLEYLSQVAPTLPPNARPQLGPDATGVGWVYLYALVDRTGQHDLSQLRSLQDWFLKYELQTVPGVSEVSALGGMVKQYQVRVHPDKLRAFNIPLSHIQMAIQRGNQEVGASVVEMAEAEYMVRASGYIQGRDDLANIPLGLNVNGTPILLKDVADIDVGPQMRRGIAELNGEGETVGGIVVMRFGENAQKTIAGVKAKLETLKAGLPEGVEVVTVYDRSGLIERAVENLWHKLLEEFIVVALVCMAFLFHVRSSLVAIVSLPVGILVAFIVMHAQGLNANIMSLGGIAIAIGAMIDGAIVMIENMHKHMERTPLTNENRWQVVAESAAEVGPALFFSLLIITVSFVPVFTLEAQEGRMFSPLAFTKTYAMAASAALAVTLVPVLMGYFIRGKVLPEHKNPLNRALIGVYMPALKTVLNYPKSTLVLALVITVIGFWPVSQIGSEFIPPLDEGDLMYMPTTYPGLSIGKAREILQQTDKLIATVPEVKSVFGKIGRAETATDPAPLTMIETFVQLKPREEWRDGMTTESLKKELDALVKFPGLTNAWVMPIKTRIDMLATGIKTPVGIKVAGPDLKEIEKIGKRLEQVLKDVPGTASVYSERVAGGRYIKVDIQREKAARYGLNIADVQQVVATAIGGMNVAQTIEGLERYPVNLRYPQDYRNSPEQLALLPIVTTSGQRIALGDVARVYVEDGPPAIKSENARLNGWTFVDIDGVDIGSYVKNAMAVVADQVELPAGYSLNWSGQYEYMLRAKEKLTYVVPLTLAIIIVLLYVNFRNFAEVAIIMGTLPLAMVGSIWLMYLLGYNFSVAVGVGFIALAGVAVEIGVIMLVYLNQAYRQLLEECEQKGLEPRKETLRHAVLHGAGLRVRPVIMTAAAIIVGLLPIMYGTGTGSEVMSRIAAPMVGGMLSAVVLTLLVLPAIYLLWRQGTLRVENEATE